The region TTCCTTGGCCATACCGCGCAGGTTGCGGCGTCCGGCCTCGAGATGGACCATCCAGAAAGCGCTGGCGAAATAGAGGATGGCCGGGATGATCGCGGCGCGGACGATCTCGATATATTCGACGCCGAGCGTCTCGGCCATGATGAAGGCCACGGCGCCCATGACCGGCGGCATGATCTGCCCGCCCATCGAGGCGGTAGCCTCGACACCGCCGGCAAAGGCGGGGCGGTAGCCGAAGCTTTTCATCAGCGGGATGGTGAATTGCCCGGTGGTCACGACATTGGCCACGCCCGAGCCCGAGATGGTACCCATCAGCCCCGACGAGACGACCGACACCTTCGCCGCGCCGCCCATCTTGTGGCCGACGACCCCAAGGCTGACATCGGTGAAGAGCTTGATCATCCCGGCCTTTTCAAGGAAGGCGCCGAAGAGGATGAAGAGGAAGATATAGGTCGCGCTGACGTAAAGCGGCGTGCCATAGATGCCCTCGGTGCCATAGGCCATCTGCTCGATCACCTGTGCGAAGTCATAGCCGCGTGTCTGCATCGGTCCGGGGAAATACTGCCCGAAGAGGGCGTAGACCAGGAAGGCGCCGGCGACGAGGGGCAGGGCGGCACCCATCACCACCCAGGCGGCGGCAAAGGTCGTCACCAGCGCGATCACCCCGATGATCACATCCATCTGGTTCAGCGCGCCCGAGCGCAGCATCAGAGGCACATATTCGACCCATTGATAGCCCGCGACCAGGACCCCCAGACCCGCCATCAGCCAGGCGACGATCTTCCATGGCCCGGTGCGGTGGCGCAGCGCCGCCAAGAGCGGAAAGCACAGAAGCATCAGGAAACCCAGGTGCAGCGCCCGCTGGACCTGGCTCGAGAGCGTGACGATATGGGCGGCAATGGCGATCTGGTAGAGCGAGAAGGCCACCGCGATCCAGAAGAGAAGCTTGCCCTCGAAACCGGGCGGAAAGCTGTCGGACAGCGGGTCGTGAAGTCCCAGATCGGGATCGCCGGCCGGGGCCGGATGGGTGGGTTCGGTCATGGATTTGGTCCGCATGAAGGAAAAGGGCCGGGGGGTTCCCCGGCCCGGATCGCTTTGGCTTACTCGGCCTTCACGCCGACCTCGTCATAGTATTTCTGCGCCCCCGGATGCACCGGCACCGGCATCCCCTGCAGCGCGTTCTGCACGTCGACCTCGGCGGTGGCGGCATGGGCAGCCTTCAGCGTGTCGAGGTTTTCATACATCAGCTTGGTCATCTGGTAGGCCAGATCGTCGCTGACATCGCTGTTGGTGACCAGGTAGTTGATGACCGCGACCGTCGGCACATCCTCGGCCTGACCCTCGTAGGTATTGGCGGGGATGTTCTGGGCGATATAGGGCGCGCCCAGCTTCTCGGCCACCTCGGCCGGGACCGAGACCACCGAGATCGGGATCGAGGTCGACAGGTCCTTCAGCGAAGCGACGCCCAGACCGGCGGATTGCAACGTGGCGTCCAGCTGGCGGTTCTTCATCAGCTCGACCGATTCCGCGAAGGGCAGGTATTCGACCTTGCCCAGATCCTCGTAGCTCATTCCGGCGGCTTCGAGGATGGCGCGGGCATTCAGTTCGGTGCCCGATTTCGGCGCACCCACGGACAGCGCCTTGCCCTTCAGATCCTCCAGCGTCTTGATGCCGCTGTCGGCGCTGGCAACGATCTGGATGTAGTTCGGATAGATCGCCGAAATGCCGCGCAGCTTGTCCAGCGGGGCAGGGAAGCCGGCATCGGCATCGCCCTCGGCCGCAAGCTTGACGGAATCGCCAAGCGCGAAGCCGATCTCGCCTTTGTTCTGCTGCAGAAGGTTCAGGTTCTCGACGCTGGCCTTGGTCGACTGGACCTGCACCTTGGCGCCCTCGATGCCCTGTGAATAGATTTGCGACAGCGCGCCGCCCACCGGGTAATAGACTCCCGAGGTGCCGCCGGTCAGGATATTGATGAATTGCTGCGCCGAGCCGGCAACCGGCAGCGCCGCCAAGGCAAACCCGGCCGCCAGGCCGGCGATCTTGGTGCGAATGGTCATGTTTCTGTTCTCCCTGTCTGATTATCGGGTCAGGTTAGGGGGAAGTGAACGCATGGTCAAAAAGAAATCCCGGCCTTTCGACCGGGATTTTCATTGTTAAAGAATTTCAGCGTGTTGCCGCGGAAATATCAGGCGTTGGCTTCGCGGATCTTGGCCGCGGCTTCCTTGGAATAAACCACGCCTTTCTGGTCGAACAGCTGGTCCAGCTCGCCTGACAGCGTCATCTCGGTGATGATGTCGCAGCCGCCCACGAACTCGCCCTTGACATAGAGCTGCGGGATGGTCGGCCAGTCCGAGAATTCCTTGATGCCCTGGCGGATGCCCTCATCGGCCAGCACGTTCACGTCCTGGAACTCGACGCCCATGTAGTTCAGCACCCCGGCCACGCGGCTGGAAAACCCGCATTGCGGCATTTCCTTGGTGCCTTTCATGAACAGCACCACATCGCTGCTGTCGATGGCTTTCTGAATATCCGCTTTCACGTCGCTCATCTTGGGGATTCCTTCAATCCGGTGCCTTGGTGGTCAGCGCGAGGGCGTGCAGTTCGCCGGCCGGACCATCCATCTTGCCTTGCAGCGCCGCATAGACAGCGCGCTGCTGCTGAACGCGGTTCAGACCCCGGAAGCTTTCGTCGATCACCTCGGCCGAGTAATGGTTTCCATCGCCGGCGAGATCGGTGATCTCGATCTGCGCGTCGGGAAACGCCGCGCGGATCAGGGCTTCGATCTGGTGGGCTTCCATCGCCATGTGGGGTCCTTTCGCAGTTGCCATCAGATGTAGGGGAAGCCCCATGCGCCTGCAAGGGGAGGCTCAGCTTGGCGGGTGTTAAGCGGGTAACTGCTATATTGATAATCCGTATTATGGAATAGAGAACTGTATCCGGGATAGCACCTGCGGGGTGGTTCTCCCTGCCACGGACGTGGCTGAGAGTGGCGCGACGACGATCATCATTATGGGCGCGACCCATCGCACACGCGCACTCTGCGACAGCCTGCCTGCCAACTCGTGCGTCCGTGACGAAAATGCACCGGAGGCGATGCTCGGCTGAAACCCGATCTGCGTGACGGGCGCATCTGCCCAGTGTCAGCGCGGGTCCGGTGACTGGGCCAACTCGGGCAGCGCCAAGGCGATTGCTCAGCCCCGGTTTGTAGGAACCGGCCCCAAGGCATCACCGTTCACCAATTCTTAATAATCATGCAATATCAGTTATTTAGATTTACATGCCCGAATCAATGAGCGACAAAGGCAATGACAGACCCCTCAGCAAGACCTTGCAATGCCCGCGCCGGACGCGAATAAACTCCGCCGGGAAAAGGAGATTTGCATGGCTGTCACACCCCCCGTCTGCGATTTCGGCGCGCCGATCCGGGACTTCACGCTTCCCGGCACCGATGGGCGCAGCCACAGCCTGGCCGAGGTCAGCGGACCGAACGGCACGCTGGTCATGTTCATCTGCAACCATTGCCCCTATGTGCAGGCGGTGATGGACCGCATCACCCGCGACGCGCGCGATCTGCAGGCGGCGGGCATCGGCGTCGTCGCCATCTCGGCCAATGATGTGGGTGACTATCCACAGGACGGACCGGAGCAGATGGCGCTTGAGGCGGAAAAGCACGGGTTCAGCTTTCCCTATCTCTACGACGAAAGCCAGGCGGTCGCGCGGGATTACAGTGCCGAATGCACGCCGGATTTCTTTGGCTACAATGCCGCCGGCGAATTGCAGTATCGCGGCCGGCTGGATGCCTCGGGCCGCAATCCGGGCCCGCCGGATGCCAAGCGCGAGCTTTACGAGGCGATGATGCAGATCGCCGAAACCGGGCAGGGTCCGCGCGACCAGGTGCCGTCGATGGGCTGCTCGATCAAGTGGAAGGCCGCATGACCGTCTGTTACGCCCCCTGCCCCGTGGTCTTCGATCTCGACGGCACGCTGATCGACAGCGCGCCCGATATCCATGCCGCCGTGAATGCCGTGCTGCGCGAGGTTGACGTGCCGCCGCTGACACTGGACCAGGTCCGCGGCTTCATCGGTGGCGGGGTCGAGGTGCTGTGGCACCGGATCATCGTCGCCACGCATTTGCCCGAGACCGAACAGCGCCCGCTGATGGCCGCCTTCATGGCCCGCTACAGCCGCAGCACAGCGCTGACGCGGCTCTATCCGGGGGTGCTCGAGGCGCTTGGCGTGCTGGCTGATCGCGGCCATCCGCTGGGGCTTTGCACCAACAAGCCGATGCAGCCGACCCGCGCCGTGCTGGCGCATTTCGGCATCGAAGACCTGTTCGGCACGATCATCGCCGGCGACTCGCTGCCCGAGCGCAAGCCGCATCCCGCGCCCCTGCGGGCGGCACTGGCGGCGCTTGGCGCCGAACCCGACGCCCCGAAGGGGATTTTCGTCGGCGACAGCGAGATCGATGCCGAGACCGCCGAAGCCGTGCCGGTGCCGCTGATGCTGTTCACCCAAGGCTATCGCAAGACCCCGGTGGAGCAACTGCCGCATTTCGCGGCCTTCGATCATTTCGACGCGCTGCCGGCGCTGGTCGAGCAGGCGGTCACGCAATAGCGACGCCAACGCGCTTGACCTTCGCCCCGCATTTGCGTCAATGCGGGGCGACCGGAATTGGCCAGAAAGAGAAGCATCATGGACCTGCGTCAGCTCATTCCCGATCTCGCCGTTTCGGGCCAGATCACCCCGCAGGATGTCGCGGCTTTGGCCGAGGCCGGGTTCAAGGTGCTGATCAACAACCGCCCCGACGAGGAGATCGGTCCCGAGGAGGACAGCTCGGTGATGGCCGAGGCCGCCCGCGCCGCCGGGATGAGCTATCATTACATTCCCTTCGTGCCGAGCCAGATCACCCCCGAGATGATCACCGGCTTTGCCGAGGCGATGGCCGAACGCGGGCCGCATTTCGCCTATTGTCGCAGCGGCAATCGCAGCACGGTGCTGTGGGCGCTGACCCAGGCCAGCAAGCGCCCGCATGACGAGATCCTGCAGATCGCCGCCAATGCGGGCTATGACCTGTCGGGTATCCGGCCGATGCTGGCGAGCCTCGCCAGCCGTCGCGGCTGAGTTAGGGCTGCGAGATCGGGGCAGGCTCCCTGCCCCGCCGGCTCAGGCCTGAACCCCCAGCGCGCGCTTCACATTCGCGGTCCAACCGAGCAGCCGCAGATCGCCGGTCTCGATCGCCGGGCGCTTCATCACGCTGGGTTTCTCGCCCATCATCGTGACCGCGTCGGCGCCGCGCTCGGCCTCGGACATGCCACGCCAGGTCAGGCTGGCGCGGTTGATGATCTTCTCGCCCCATTCTGCCGCCAGACGTTCGCGCAGCGCCTTGTCCAGCGGGTCTTTCTGCACGTCGCGGAAATCGACGGCCCAACCGGCAGCCTCAAGTTCAGACTGCGCCTTTTGACAAGTGGAACAATGGCCAAGCCCGTACATCGTCAGTGATTTCGACATGTCAGAACCTCAGATGAAGGGGATCAGCGGCACGCCGCAGGCGGCCAAAGCGAGGACGGCGGAAAGGGCGAGGACGAGTTTCATGGCTGCTCCTGTTCGGGTTTTGCCGCCATATGGGACGCCCGCAGGCCCGCGCACAAGTCACAATTCCGGCGTCAGTGCTCGCCGCCCTCGTCCCCCTCAAGGCGTTTTCGCACCCGCTGCAGCCCCCACCAGACAGCCAGCACCGCAAGCGGGGTCAGCAGCGCCAGCAGCACCCCCTTCTCGATCCCCAGGCCCTCGGCCACCGGCGCCAGCGCGTAGGAGATCAGCCCGACCGCGTAATAACTGATTGCCACCACCGACAGGCCCTCGACCGTGTGTTGCAGCCTCAGTTGCAGCGCGGCGCGGCGGTCCATGCTTTCCAGAACCTGCTGGTTCTGCGCCGAGCGCTGCACATCGACGCGGGTCCGCAGCAGCTCGCCCGCCCGGTCGGCACGTTCCAGCATGGTCTTCAGCCGCGCCTCGGTCGAGGCGACGGTGCGCATGGCCGGCTGATAGCGCCGGGCCATGAACTCGGTCAGGGTCTGGCGACCCATGAAGCGGCTTTCGCGCAGCACCGCCACGCGGTCCATCACGATCGCCTCATAGGCCTTGGTCGCGCCGAAGCGGAAATGCGACTGCGTCGCCTCGGTTTCCAGCCGGGCCGAGATCGACAGCAATTCCTGCAACACATCATCGGCGGGTCGGTGCTCGTCCGCCATGCCGGCGACGATGGCCGACAGCTGCGGGTCCAGCGCGTTCAGCCGCCCCGACAACGACCGTGCACGCGGCAGGCCCATCATCGACATGGCGCGATAGGTCTCGAGCTCCAGGATGCGCTGGACGATCCGCCCGATCCGGCCCTCGGTCGCGCCCTCGCGGATGAAGACGGCAAAGCGCATCCAGCCGGACGCATCGATGCGGAAATCGCTGGCGACCAGCGCGGCTTCCTCCAGCACCCAGCCCGCCGCCAGGCTGTCGGTGACGAACCAGCCCTCCAGCGTGTCCAGCACCTCGGCCGGGTCCTCGGGCAAGGGCAGGATCTGGATCATCACCGCCGCCACCCGCTTTCCCGGTGCCGCCGCCTGCCATTCCTCGGGAAAGACCGCGCCGGCAGAAGGGTCAAACGGCCGTGGCGGCAAGCCGGGCGTATAGGCGGTGTAGGTGACGAACTCGGTATGGCGTTCCCACCGCAGCTTGTGGCGGCCGATCTGCCCGGCATAGTGATTGGCCGTCCGGTCCGGGCGCTGCCCGCCATGCCGCGTGACCAACTCGTCCAGATGCGCGTCGTCGCGGGCGCGGTCCCGCGTGGCCGCCTGATCGGGTTCCTTGAAGGCCACGAAAACCACGGTCGAGGGCGCACCGAGCCGCGGCGATGGCCGGGCGTGCAGCTCGTTCACGAGGCCATAGCGAAGCGGGTGGTCGTCGGCAGGTGTCATGGCGGCATCATGTCCCTTGGGTTACGGCGCCGCAAGCGGCTGAATGTGGGCAGGCTCGTGTTTTCGTGAACGGCGCGGCGATTGCACCGGAGCGGCTCTGCCGCCAGAATGGCGGTAACAACCAGATCACGGGACAGCGATGCGGACCACAGCCCTTCTCAAGATTGCCGCCCTCGGCATGATCGCCCTGCTGGCGGCCTGCGGTGGCCCCTCGAAATTCAAGACCTACAGCGGTCCGCCGGTCACCCAGATCGTCGTCGATAAAAGCGAGCGCAAGATGTGGCTCCTCAGCGGGTCGACCGCGATCAAGCAATACGACATCGGGCTGGGTAACGAACCGGTCGGCGACAAGTTCATCGAGGGTGACGGCAAGACCCCCGAGGGCAATTACTTCATCGACCGCCGCAACCCGAACAGCCAGTATCACCTGTCGATCGGCGTCTCCTATCCCGATCCGCGGGATGTGGTCGAGGCCGCCGCCTTCGGTCGCCCCCCCGGCGGGGACATCTTCATCCATGGCCGCGGCCCCGAGGGCAATGCCAAGGTCGGCTCGAACTGGGACTGGACCGCCGGTTGCATCACCATCAGCGATGACGAGATCGAGGATGTCTATGCCATGGTCCGCGACGGCACGCCGATCCAGATCAATCCCTGACGCAGACGGGGCAAGGCCAGCGCCCTGCCCCGCCCGGGATACCAACGCCGCTCAGCGCTGCGCCAGCGCGATGTGAATCACCCCGCCAAGCGCGGCGCCGATCAGCCAGCCAAAGCCGGTCAGCCCGGCCAGCGCGGGCAGCCAGACCGTCGCGATCGAGAAGACCGCCGCCACGCCCACCGCGATGATGGCGTTGCGGTTCCAGCCATCCTGATAGAAATAGCGCCCACTTGGCTGGTCCGAGAAAAGCTGCGACAGGTCCAGCTGGCGCTTCTGCACGATGTAATAATCCGCGATCAGGATGCCGTAGAGCGGCGCAAGGATCGCGCCGAGCGTGTCGACGAACTTGGCAATGCCGATCTGCGAGATCACCGAGACCCACAGCGCCCCGATGATGAAGGCAATGGCGGCGGTGATGAGGCCGCCGGTCCTGGCGCTGATCTTCGAGGGCGAGAGGTTGCAGATGTCATAGGCGGCGGGGATGAAGTTGGCGACGAGGTTGATCCCCACTGTCGCCGCGAAGAAGGTGACGGCCGCGATCAGCGTCAGGGTCAGGCTGTCCACCCGCGCGATGATCTGCGTCGGATCGGTCAGCCGCTCGCCATACAGGACCACGGTGCCGGCGGTGATGAACAGCGCGATGAGGGAAAAGAACGCCATCGACACCGGCAGTCCCCAGAAATTCCCGCGCCGCATCTGCTCTTCGGTTTTCACGAAGCGCGAAAAGTCCCCGAAATTGATCACCACGGCGGCGAAATAGGCGACCATGGTGCCGACCACGGCGATGAAGCCGGTGAGCGTCGAATAGCCGCTTTCCTCGCCGCCCTGGAAGATCGTTCCCATGGCCGGCCAGAGCGCATTGCCCGCCCGATACCAGATCGCCAGCGCCAATGCGATCATCACCACGTAGACGAAGGGCCCGGCCCAGTTCAGGAAGCGGCCCACCCAGTCGATGCCCTTCAGGAACATGCCGACCTGAAAGACGGTCACAATGACATAGGCGATCCAGTCGATGCCGCCGAGGCCCAGCAGGCTGAAACTGGTCACGCCCGGCTCGATCCCGAAGATGCCGCGCAGCGCCAGCGCCACCGCCGTCGAGGCAAAATAGGTCTGCACCCCGAACCAGAAGATCGCCACCGTGCCCCTGACCAGCGCCGGGAAACGCGCGCCCCGGACCCCCATCGAGGCCCGCGCCATCACCGCATAGGGCACGCCGTAGCGTACCGAGGGCCGGCCCGAGAGGTTCACCAGCCACATGACGATCAGCCCCGACAGCACGATGGCCGCGAAGGTCAGCCAGCCGTTCAGCCCGTAGCTGAGGAACAGCGAGGCCGCCAGCGTATAGCCGAAGAGGCTCTGGATATCGTTGTTCCAGACGTTGAAGATCTCGAAGGCGCCCCAGCTTCGCTTCCCCGGCGGGATCGGCGCCAGATCCTCGTTATAGAGCGACGGATCGCCGCCGGTGATCTGCAGATTGTCGGTGGATGTCATGGCCATGTCGCAGGGTCCCCGCTGGAGCATCATGACACGGCACTGTCAGCGATGCGGCAAGATGACGCAAGGTAAACTAAGGCGGCATTGCACGCTAACATGTTGATGCTGAATTTTGTTTCCCGGGGAAATGGCGCTGCTTGGTTCCTGTGCAGCCGGGCGCCATCTGCCGCCCAGCTCGGCTGACCGCCCCAAGGAAAAGGCCGGGGCATTGCTGCCCCGGCCGGTTCTTCCGTCTGCGTCCCTACTCAGTCGATGAGCGGCAAGAGCTTGTTCACCGAGTCCTTTGCGTCGCCGTAGAACATGCGGGTGTTGTCCTTGAAGAACAGCGGGTTCTCGATGCCGGAATAGCCGGTGCCCTGGCCGCGCTTGCTGACGAAGACCTGCTTGGCTTTCCAGACCTCGAGCACCGGCATGCCGGCGATCGGGCTGTTCGGGTCGTCCTGGGCGGCCGGGTTCACGATGTCGTTCGAGCCGATGATGATCACGACATCGGTCGAGGGGAAATCCTCGTTGATCTCGTCCATCTCCAGCACGATGTCGTAAGGCACCTTGGCCTCGGCCAGGAGCACGTTCATGTGCCCGGGCAGGCGCCCCGCCACCGGGTGGATGGCGAAACGCACCTCTTTCCCGGCCGCGCGCAGCTTGCGGGTCAGTTCCGAGACCGGCCCCTGGGCCTGCGCCACCGCCATGCCATAGCCGGGCACGATGATGACCGAGTCGGCCTCGTTCAGCGCCGAAGCGACACCATCGGCATCGATCGCCACCTGCTCGCCCGAGATCTCGGCCGCCGGCCCGGTCTCGCCGCCGAAGCCGCCGAGGATCACGCTGACGAAGTTGCGGTTCATCGCCTTGCACATGATGTAGCTGAGGATCGCACCCGAGGAGCCGACCAGCGCCCCGGTCACAATGAGCAAGTCATTCGACAGGGTGAAGCCGATCGCCGCCGCCGCCCAGCCCGAATAGCTGTTCAGCATCGACACCACCACCGGCATGTCGGCGCCGCCGATGCCCATGATCAGGTGATAACCGATGAAGAAGGCCAGAAGCATGATCAGGACCAGCCAGAACACCCCCGGGCCGATATCGGCGCAGTAGAGCAGGCCGAGGACCAGCGAAGCAGCCGCCGCGGCGGCGTTCAGGAAATGCCCGCCCGGCAGCTTCTTCGGCGTGCCGCTGATCCGTCCGGCCAGCTTGCCGAAGGCCACGATCGAGCCGGTGAAGGTCACCGCGCCGATGAACACGCCGAGGAAGACCTCGATCTGCAGCATGTTCAGTTCCGCCGGGGTCTTGTGGGTCAGCACCTCGGCAAAGCCGCGGAACTGCTCGGTGCTGCCGTCGCGCAGCGCGCGCATCACCCGGCCCATCTCCAGCTGGGCGTTGAAGCCCACGAAGACCGCGGCAAGGCCGACAAGGCTGTGCATCGCCGCGACCAGCTGCGGCATCTCGGTCATCTGTACCCGCTTGGCCACGACCCAGCCGATGGCGCCACCGGCGGCGATCATGATCAGCGACAGAAGCCAGTTGCCCGAACCCGGGCCAAACAGCGTGGCGACAACCGCCAGCGCCATGCCGACGATGCCGTACCAGATCGCCCGCTTGGCGCTTTCCTGTCCCGACAGCCCGCCGAGCGAGAGGATGAACAGGATGGCGGCAACCACGTAGGCGGCAGTGGTGAATCCGTATTCCATGATCCCCTCCTTACGATTTCTGGAACATGGCGAGCATGCGCCGGGTGACCATGAAGCCACCGAAGATGTTGACCCCGGCCATCAGCACGGACAGCGCCGCGAGGATCAGCACCAGCCAGGAGCCCGAGCCGATCTGCATCAGCGCGCCCAGGATGATGATCGAGCTGATCGCGTTGGTGATCGCCATCAAGGGCGTGTGCAGCGAATGCGCGACGTTCCAGATCACCCGGAAGCCCACGAAACAGGCCAGCACGAAGACGATGAAATGCGACATGAAGCTGGCCGGCGCGACGAGGCCGATGAGCAAGAGCAGCAGGCCGCCCCCGCCCAAGAGCATCAGCTGGCTGCGGGTCTCGGCCTTGAAGGCGGCGGCCTCGGCGGCGCGGCGCTCCTCGGGCGTCAGCTCCTTCTTCTTCTCCTTCGGCTTCTGCGCCGCGATGGCCGCGATCTTCGGCGGCGGCGGCGGGTAGGTGATGGCGTGGTCATGGGTCACCGTGGCGCCCCGGATCACGTCATCCTCCATGTTATGGGCGATGACCCCGTCCTTCTTCGGCGTCAGGTCGGCCATGAAATGGCGGATATTGTTGCCGTAAAGCTCGGAGGACTGCGCCCCCATGCGGCTGGGGAAATCGGTATAGCCGATGATGACGACACCGTTCTCGGTCACGATGCGCTCATCCGGCACCGTCAGGTCGCAGTTGCCGCCGCGCTCGGCGGCCAGGTCGACAATGACCGAACCGGTCTTCATTGCCGCCACCATGTCGGCGGTCCAGAGCTTCGGCGCATCGCGGCCCGGGATCAGCGCCGTGGTGATGACGATGTCCATCTGCGGCGCCAGTTCGCGGAACCTGGCCAGCTGCGCCTCGCGGAACTCCGGGCTCGAGGGCGCGGCATAGCCACCCGTCGCGGCGCCGTCGGTCTGCGCCTCGGAGAAGTCGAGATAGACGAACTCGGCCCCCATCGACTCGATCTGCTCGGCCACTTCGGGCCGCACGTCGAAGGCATAGACCTGCGCGCCAAGCGACACGGCAGCCCCGATCGAGGCGAGGCCCGCGACCCCTGCCCCGACGACCAGCACCTTGGCCGGCGGCACCTTGCCCGCCGCCGTCACCTGCCCGGTGAAGAAGCGACCGAAATTGTTCGCCGCCTCGATCACCGCGCGGTAGCCGGCGATATTGGCCATCGAGCTCAGCGCATCCATCTTCTGCGCCCGGCTGATCCGCGGCACCATGTCCATGGCGATGGCGGTGACGCCCTGGTCCTTGGCCTGTTCCAAGAGCGCGGCGCTTTGGGCCGGGTAGAAGAACGAGATGACCGTCTGGCCCTCGCGCATCTGCCCGATCTCGCCCTCGGACGGCGGACGCACCTTGGCCACCACATCCACCGCGCCGATCAGGTCAGCGGCCGAAGCCTCGACCGTCACGCCTGCGCGGCGGTAATCCTCGTCGCCGAAACCCGCAGCCTTCCCGGCCCCGGCCTCGACATATACCTCATGCCCCAGCTTCTG is a window of Paracoccus zhejiangensis DNA encoding:
- a CDS encoding NAD(P)(+) transhydrogenase (Re/Si-specific) subunit beta; translated protein: MEYGFTTAAYVVAAILFILSLGGLSGQESAKRAIWYGIVGMALAVVATLFGPGSGNWLLSLIMIAAGGAIGWVVAKRVQMTEMPQLVAAMHSLVGLAAVFVGFNAQLEMGRVMRALRDGSTEQFRGFAEVLTHKTPAELNMLQIEVFLGVFIGAVTFTGSIVAFGKLAGRISGTPKKLPGGHFLNAAAAAASLVLGLLYCADIGPGVFWLVLIMLLAFFIGYHLIMGIGGADMPVVVSMLNSYSGWAAAAIGFTLSNDLLIVTGALVGSSGAILSYIMCKAMNRNFVSVILGGFGGETGPAAEISGEQVAIDADGVASALNEADSVIIVPGYGMAVAQAQGPVSELTRKLRAAGKEVRFAIHPVAGRLPGHMNVLLAEAKVPYDIVLEMDEINEDFPSTDVVIIIGSNDIVNPAAQDDPNSPIAGMPVLEVWKAKQVFVSKRGQGTGYSGIENPLFFKDNTRMFYGDAKDSVNKLLPLID
- a CDS encoding Re/Si-specific NAD(P)(+) transhydrogenase subunit alpha, coding for MKIGALRETQEGEARVAVTPSSAAHLQKLGHEVYVEAGAGKAAGFGDEDYRRAGVTVEASAADLIGAVDVVAKVRPPSEGEIGQMREGQTVISFFYPAQSAALLEQAKDQGVTAIAMDMVPRISRAQKMDALSSMANIAGYRAVIEAANNFGRFFTGQVTAAGKVPPAKVLVVGAGVAGLASIGAAVSLGAQVYAFDVRPEVAEQIESMGAEFVYLDFSEAQTDGAATGGYAAPSSPEFREAQLARFRELAPQMDIVITTALIPGRDAPKLWTADMVAAMKTGSVIVDLAAERGGNCDLTVPDERIVTENGVVIIGYTDFPSRMGAQSSELYGNNIRHFMADLTPKKDGVIAHNMEDDVIRGATVTHDHAITYPPPPPKIAAIAAQKPKEKKKELTPEERRAAEAAAFKAETRSQLMLLGGGGLLLLLIGLVAPASFMSHFIVFVLACFVGFRVIWNVAHSLHTPLMAITNAISSIIILGALMQIGSGSWLVLILAALSVLMAGVNIFGGFMVTRRMLAMFQKS